The window TGAATATGAAGCAAACAAGATTTAAACACAAGTCACAAGATTTTTAGTTATTCCCCTCTCGAAGGAAAAGCACAGACTGCATTCGTGGATGGACGGGTAAACCACACTAAATGAAAATGCTATTGGCTCATCCAGCCCATTAGTATTACAATATTACAGCACTAAACTTTATCAGTCTGTCTGGTTTGTACCTCCACCCCTGCTGTGTGTACTTTGGTAGATAAGAGCGTATTTAGAGGCCAACAGGACATCTGCACCACCTCACCCTGCTCTGTTTATCCAACATGCATCCAGCAGGGCTTATCAATATTAATTTATGTTAcctcctctttttcccttttccacttaatttgaatatttgtacAAAAAGTTGAAGTTTTATTCATCAAAGCCAATTCTGTGTGCAACCAGTTTCCCTGGGTTTGATGTCTTGTTGCATAAGTATTACTTCCTGATGAAGCTCCTCCCGTCCCacaccacaaaaacaaacgttATTGAACTCAAatagaaaagtaaaaacatacGCATGCAATATCGTGAGGTAGAACTTAcactaaatctaaaaaaaatctgCACTATCGTTTTAAAAACGTGCAGGTTACTGAGGAGCATAGATTTAAAACTCACCATGTTTGTACTAAATGTGTCCTTTCCCAACTGTGTCTCTAATGATTTGGTTGTCATGCTCTACCAGCCCTGACTGGAGGTCCTATCTCCGGCACCTACCGCTTGAAGCAGTTTCATTTCCACTGGGGAGCCAGCGATGACCGAGGCTCCGAGCACACTATCAACGGCATCAAGTTCCCCTGCGAGGTACTGAGGCTGCTGGATCTTCTGATACAACCAGCACATACAGTTCATGTTAGAGGATGAACGGCTTCGTCCTGTGGTGCTTCTATCCCACCTATTTAAGAGGTTTTGGTATAATATGTGTGAAACTAATACCTCTGGTTATAGTTTTTTCAGAATCACAGCCGACTTGGAGGAggacagatatatatatatattttttatatgtacatttttatatattttttttataaagttaAGGAACTTTATAAGGATCTCTAACATACAACAATAGGGTCTTACAGTATCAAGTAGGTAATTCATAGGTGGATTCCCAGTATCTTTAGTCCCAACATATTCAAAGTTTGAGGCGGGTTTTAATaggatttgtttttatataagGACACAGAATTGACAGAAAAACACTGAACTGAACTAATAATCTCACTATCTCCACAATCATTACTGTCGTTCTGCCACAATGGGGCATTTAAGAGCAGGGGAATTTTTTAATTACTGTTGAATGCAAGGAAGCGCTGCCCTGAAGCACCCTCTGCTTTATTCTCTAATTGAGtccaaatggaccataatttactaaacaCAGGtaatgctgtattgaagaagaccttAAAGTATAGATTGACACCATAAActaatgtttacaatgtttgcagagggaataaatcaagagagaattaGCGTCCTTTTCTCAAAGACTTCTATGCAATCAGAGGaatcgccccctggtggtcagtagAGAGAGTGCCAGTTTTAGACATTAGTTTCCGTTTTCAGAACCGGAGGTTGCTGAAACATCTCTGTTTCCTTTTAGCTTCACCTGGTCCACTGGAACACCAAGTACCCGAGCTTTGGAGATGCAGCCAGCCAGCCCGATGGACTGGCTGTGCTTGGGGTCTTCCTCAAGGTTAGTGATCAGTGAGTCTTGACTGGCAAACCATGCGACTGTGGCTGCACTCTATGTAGTGGTGGAAATGTGCTATTTATGCCCTTTGAGATACATGGTAAGTAATTTGAGAATTCAAATtacaaatatgtgtgtgttttgtgctccAGATTGGTGCTGCCAACCCCAGGCTTCAGAAGGTTCTGGATGCCTTGGATGCCATTAATACGAAGGTAAGAACAAATCTGACGTTACGGTCAATGCAGAGCAATTCATATATTTTGGAGACTAACAAAGGATCGGGATTAACCAGGAGTAACAATGGCCTCCTTCTCTCACTTCTTCTTTTCTATCCTTTGCTCCTTGACATCTGCAGGGAAAGCAGACCACCTTTTCTAACTTTGACTCAAAGACTCTTCTTCCTGGTTCTCTGGATTATTGGACCTATGATGGATCTCTGACCACGCCTCCCCTGTTGGAGAGCGTCACCTGGATCGTCCTCAGGGAGCCAATCAGTGTCAGCCCTGCACAAGTACTGAACTTTTCTTCATACTCTCTCTCACCTTCATACAATCTAAATGAATTATTCCAGCTGTCAAGTTACATATTTTGAGTCGACTTACATTTACTTGCCTCTACTACAGTATTGCATAGGTAGCACAATGGCTTTTATCCATTCCTTATGATATTTGGGTGTGTATGTTCTCAGTGTAAGTTAATGCCACCCACTTGTGAGTCCGTATGGAGGACTATTGGATGAACCACAAAATAAATGGCTTACATACAAGCTACCATCAAACAAATGTACGAGGTCATtcgaaaataaatacatgagcGTGGATATTTGATTAAGATTaagatattttttatctttattcaTACCTAGAATAGAAATTATGTGGTTGCAGTAAATTgcagtaaataaaaacagagagtAACGTAACTAAATAAGGTACATTAATATTAGAATTAGCAGGGCCATTTAAGTGCAATTTATGTATTTACTTGAAAGAATAGGAAATGAATAAATGGgcaagaaaatacaaattaaagaaaCAGCAATGAATGGGATGATAATCAAATATggaaatttacatttttctgctacatgtttttgcatttttatttattactttttcaaaTTCATCTACACATTTATTTGACAATTGACACCATCAGTGGCAGCTTTACCACACTCTTCATACCTCAACTCAATACTTTTATTTGATATCAACTAATGAGGCGTTTTTCACATGCTTTGAGGTGCCAGAATGGGGGTCCAAACATTGTAAAGGTCAACAGCGTTAGAGGTCGTATCATGCTTGTGAGCAGGGTGGGTCTGACCCTCCAGGGCCTGTTTCACTTAGATTGTCCTGGCCGGCTGTATCTCAGAAACCATGACTAATACCCCACACGTCATGTAACATGACgattgattgctgatttgctttagttttttgtcgtctcacgaccagttctctttgtttgaagttatcttggttgctagtttgctcaagctctttcagtcttttagtgccagtttgtgttctagattctactattaagttaactgccagtgtgccctcctaactctgctaggttttgacctgatctaagtctgttttgccttgttttctgaagcaaataagacttgtatccttaaactctcattttgtcaaaagaccacatggtgtttgttcactgattagggtgtcaagctattggtgctttgcattttgaggagtttctgtcgaggccaatcgaccttttgtctcctaaacgacgggggagcggccagcgcagccgcagccgacttccactaacgagggagtatttaactagaaatcgtaggaagcgttagcttcagcgttatcttatcctcgcaggacgaagacgagcagaacaaagacaagggagtctttcgtggcagtcttcggggcggctgaatgcggcgccttcttctgctatttttaataatgtgtttgaccccttcacccgtgcctgttcgaatctcttcccgcagatactacaggcctcgggctagatctgctctctatcgtaacctctcctctctctcctatcccacccgctcctcacacgtccagcacctcgtcacaggaggtctctggaactgccagtcagcgactcgcaaggctgacttcatctccggctttgctatccagcagtcacttgacttcctcgctctgaccgagacctggatcacacccgagaacacatccaccccagccgctctctcctccgccttctccttcagccacactcccaggcccactggtaggggtggtggcacaggtctactcatttcacccaaatggagcttttctctctaccctctaccaccagccaccccattgtcctttgaattccatgctgtaacaatcactcacccggtacaattaaccatcattgtcctctaccgtccgccaggctccttaggtcattttttggaagaattggacattctcctgtctaatttccccgaaaatggtcctccggtcatcctcctgggtgacttcaacatccagacagagaagtcatctgacctcgtacacctactttcttccttcgctctgtcacgcactccctctcctcctactcacaaagccggcaatcaccttgactacatctttactagaaactgctctaccactaacctctctgtaactccacttcatgtgtctgatcacttcttcatctcttactcccttccactctctataactaacaaacctccttcattgactaactctataccggctcgtcgcaatattcgctccctctctccctcctcgctggcatcctctgttctatcagctctcccttcaactgactccttctcactcttgcatccgaacgctgctgcagagactctcctctcatctctttcctcctctctagactctctctgccctcttacgacacgacggactggcaaatcccctccggctccgtggctgtctcaaccggtccgtgccatgagagccaccatgcgagcgtcggaaaggagatggcgtaaatataaacgacctgacgacctgcttgaatttcaatctctcctctcctcgttctctgcctctatctctgctgccaaaagctctttctaccagtccaaaatcgaatcctcattctctaaccccaaaaaactcttctcgatcttctccaatctcctcgaaccccctacccctcctcccccctccacccttcttccgggagactttgtcaactacttcaccaagaaaatagctgacatacgctcctccttctcaaacccaccacctacttctcgcgtcccaccgacctcacctctttcgccctcact is drawn from Gasterosteus aculeatus chromosome 3, fGasAcu3.hap1.1, whole genome shotgun sequence and contains these coding sequences:
- the cahz gene encoding carbonic anhydrase, with the protein product MSHGWGYGPGNGPDTWGEDFPIANGPRQSPINIVPKDAKYDSTLKPLKIKYDPSNAKGILNNGHSFQVDYVDDSDSSTLTGGPISGTYRLKQFHFHWGASDDRGSEHTINGIKFPCELHLVHWNTKYPSFGDAASQPDGLAVLGVFLKIGAANPRLQKVLDALDAINTKGKQTTFSNFDSKTLLPGSLDYWTYDGSLTTPPLLESVTWIVLREPISVSPAQMAKFRSLLFSGDGDAPRCMVDNYRPCQALKGRQVRASFK